From Epinephelus lanceolatus isolate andai-2023 chromosome 2, ASM4190304v1, whole genome shotgun sequence, one genomic window encodes:
- the stk33 gene encoding serine/threonine-protein kinase 33, translating into MTKVYVSGMGMNMVSPWTSRDTLERNVPIIRLKDYADLRAIYEFGRKLGHGSYGTVYEATHIKTQTKWAIKEVCRPAAGSQRSKMLEQELNILKEVNHAHIIHLQEVYHTAKMTYLVTELCSGGDLRQLLQRKKFLTEDETRHVICSVADAVVYLHKRDIVHRDLKLENILVKDYLGEDDKGRINIKVTDFGLSVKTGGVGIENMMQEACGTLLYMAPEMMSRRGYSHCCDVWSVGVIMFMLLCGEPPFKATSQSDLRQEIMNNNKVKYTQPIWATVSHAAKNILTCLLKQDPAYRMSANELLETPWITGDTDVPAMPPCALEMMRNDREQKERTHTLEDLSLTSSEDTLDLSPLPRVASAETDSNCRSHAVRDNCSCTPTTSTKPTKERGGGLQLDKCKNNSKQLSTTQSHASVKPSTQPSAKQLRPRDKKDVSAGQKPASKLSKADDQRPSTSSKSRTAPRKL; encoded by the exons ATGACAAAAGTCTATGTCAGTGGAATGGGCATGAACATGGTGTCCCCATGGACCAGCAGGGACACACTGGAGAGGAATGTGCCCATAATACGCCTGAAAGACTATGCTGACCTCCGC GCAATCTATGAATTTGGAAGAAAATTAGGTCACGGTAGCTATGGAACTGTTTATGAAGCCACCCACATTAAGACACAGACAAAATGGGCTATTAAAGAGGTTTGCAGACCAGCG GCAGGAAGTCAGAGATCCAAGATGCTTGAACAAGAACTAAACATTCTCAAAGAAGTGAATCACGCTCACATAATTCATCTACAGGAAGTCTACCACACGGCCAAG ATGACTTACTTGGTTACTGAGCTGTGCAGTGGAGGTGATCTgaggcagctgctgcagaggaaaaagtTTCTCACAGAGGACGAGACAAGGCACGTCATCTGTAGCGTAGCCGATGCTGTTGTTTACCTTCACAAAAGAG ACATCGTGCACCGGGACTTGAAACTTGAGAACATTCTTGTGAAGGATTATCTCGGCGAGGATGATAAAGGCAGGATTAATATCAAG GTGACAGACTTTGGACTGTcggtgaagacaggtggtgtAGGGATCGAGAACATGATGCAGGAGGCCTGTGGGACTCTTCTCTATATGG CACCTGAGATGATGAGCCGTCGGGGTTACAGCCACTGTTGTGATGTGTGGAGCGTAGGAGTCATTATGTTTATGTT GCTGTGTGGGGAGCCTCCATTTAAAGCCACATCGCAGTCCGACCTACGTCAGGAGATtatgaacaacaacaaagtcaaatATACTCAACCCATCTGGGCCACAGTCAGCCATGCAG ccaaaaatatattGACGTGCCTTCTGAAGCAGGACCCTGCCTACCGCATGTCAGCTAATGAGCTACTAGAAACCCCCTGGATTACA GGTGACACTGATGTGCCTGCTATGCCGCCCTGTGCGCTGGAGATGATGCGCAACGACAGGGAGCAGAAAGAGA GAACACATACTCTGGAGGACTTGTCCCTCACCTCCTCTGAGGACACACTGGACCTATCCCCACTCCCCAGGGTAGCTTCAGCAGAAACAGACAGCAACTGCAGGAGCCACGCTGTGAGAGACAACTGCTCCTGCACACCCACCACATCCACCAAGCCG ACTAAAGAGCGTGGTGGCGGCCTCCAGCTGGACAAGTGCAAAAACAACTCTAAACAACTCTCCACCACACag TCTCATGCAAGCGTGAAACCCTCAACACAGCCGAGTGCAAAGCAGCTCAGGCCTCGGGACAAGAAGGACGTCAGCGCAGGACAGAAACCAGCCTCTAAGCTCAGCAAGGCAGATGACCAGAGACCTTCTACCTCCAGTAAAAGTAGGACTGCTCCCCGCAAACTCTAA